DNA sequence from the Cucurbita pepo subsp. pepo cultivar mu-cu-16 chromosome LG06, ASM280686v2, whole genome shotgun sequence genome:
tccactgctagtagatattatccactttagcccgttacatatcaccgtcagcctcacaattatAATACgcatatgttagggagaggtttccacacccttacaaggaatgcttcgttcccctctccaacgaaTGAAgtttctcacaatccacccccgttgggggctcagtgtcctcgctggcacaccgctcgttgaccagctctgataccatttgtaacaacccaagcctaccgctagtagatacttgacccgttatgtatcgccgtcaacctcacggttttaaaatgcatatgttggggagaggtttccacacccttgtaaggaatgcttcattcccctctctaaccaatgtgggatctcacaaatacggcattttgaaaatcaaatattagtTGCTTCCAATAAAGGGGCTCACGATTCAAGTCGAAACGAACATGATTAGTAGAAAATCTCACATTTCGTGCCCGTTGCCAATCGTTCTCTCAAACTTTCCCCCTTTTCTTAAGCCGTTTAGATGTCTTTTTCCATATAATAGCAAGTTTTTAGGTCCCTAGTTGCAAAGAAACACGAAAGTACCTGTGAACCCGAGCCAATGCACGGATCAGAGCCACGCAGATCATCGACAATTTCGGTATACAACTGTTCTTTAGGAGCAGGGTTCGGTGCACCGAAATACGAAAATTCTACAACATCCACATCACACCACACACCGCCCGGCCCCTGAAAAGAATCCAGCATACTCATTAAAGATCAAAGTGAAACTAAAAACACTCCTACTTTGCAACCATGAGGTAAGGAAGAAACTTGAATACAAAGTAAAAGGACTTCAGCTTCAGACCTCCAGGGCAGTGGGCAGGCATTGAATAGGACTAAGCCATTGCTTATGAACTTTCctggaaacaaaaacaagaatagCAGGAATGTCGGTCAGCACGCCCTTTCGAATACGGAATCCAATAGCCGTTCCGAGACTGTAACAACGCAGGATCTTGCTATGGAAGGCTCGTATCGTCATGAGCTCGAGTAACGTGTTTGCCCGCTGCCCTTTTGGTAACGGATGAAGGATATCGGGTAGCACTCCTTTTTGAAGATTTGCAAAATAGTTTGCCCGCTCCTCCGTACCGACGCTTATTCGGATAGGGGTCGGCCATGAAAAGTAAGCTGCATTGCTCTCACAATGCTGTCCAGCAGATGCAAATGGCTGGAGTGTAGGTGAGCTGAAAGAAGGTAAATTTGAGTGACTGCAGCCATTTCTTTCAAGATTCAGAGCTGATTCCTCTGATGGAGTTGAACCAGAGCAGTTAATCCTGTTATGGCGTCTAGTTTGCTCCATTATCGCCTAATGatacaaatagaaaaagaaaagaaaataaccaaTCAAACCGGTTGATGGAACGACAAGGAAGAGCCCGTAAAACTATCAtcaagggagaggtttccacacccttataagaaatgctccgttcccctctccaaccgacgtgggatctaacaatccacccccttgggggcccaacgtccacgctggcacaccgcccagtgtttggctctgataccatttgtaacagctcaaacccaccgctagtagatattgtccgttttggcccgttatgtatcatcgtcagcctcatgattttaaaatgcgtctgttagggagaggttttcacacccttataaggaatgctctgttcccctctccaatcgatgtgggatctaagAATCCACCTTcttgggggccaacgtcctcgctaacacaccgctcagtgtctgcctctgataccatttgtaacagcccaaatccaccactagtagatattttccGCTTTAgtctattacgtatcgtcgtcagcttcatggttttaaaacgcgtctattagggagaaatttccacacctATATAAGAAATGCTCTATTCCCATctacaaccaatgtgggatttaacaatccactcctcttggggaccagcatcctcgctggcacaccgcccagtgtctggctctaataccatttataacacctcaaacccaccgctagtaaatattatccactttggccaattacatatcgtcatcagccacacggttttaaaacgtgcctgttagggagaggtttccacacccttataaggaatgctccgttcccctctccaactaatatgggatctaacaatccacccctttggggccagtgtCTGCCTctaacaccatttgtaacaacccaaacccaccgctaatagctattatccactttggcttgttacgtatcgtcatcagcctcacggttttaaaacgcgtctgttaagAAAAGGtgtccacgcccttataaggaatgctccgTTCTCCTCTACAACTAATatgggatctaacaatccaccccctttggggcccagtgtctgcctctaataccatttgtaacaacccaaacccaccgctaatagcTATATCCGCTTTGTCTtcttacgtatcgccatcagcctcacggttttaaatcACGTCTattaaggaaaggtttccacacccttacaaggaatactccgttcccctctccaacccgACGTGTGATCTAACCGATGAATCATACACAATCTTTTATAACACTACCTCACATGTAAGTTCATATgttaatttcattcatgaagTTCAACACCTAAAGTATTAACACCAACGAATCAAGGATGAAATAATTAAGAACTGGAGTTCATCCTACCAATCATAATACCTAAATCAACGCATAACCCAGCAATCAAACCATCAGAAACAATCAAATCAACGCATAACCAAGTAAACAACAAAGGGGCAAACTAGATATCACaatcaaaagggaaaaggagAGCTGATACTCACTCCAAGCAATGAGGAATTTGAAGAGGATAGCACAGGGAGCTGAGTTTAGGGTGAAATGGTTTGAAAAACGGCTAACCCATTGAAGCTTTAAGCAAAATTAGAGCATGGATTTTGGTCAAAGACAGGAATATAGACAGAAAACTGCAGCTGAGCTCAGCTGGAGCAGAGAAAAGACAAGGACGGAGGCTTCTTCTGCGCATAAACATTGAAAAGTGAAGGTTTGAAAGAGAAGACTTTACACGAAAAAGGTAAAGTTAAGGGAGTAAGTGCGCGCATTTTTTAATTCGCTAAGCAAACGAAGGTTAAGCGATGGTAGGGAGACGTGTCCACAGTGATTGCCTTCTTCCGCCAATTCTATATATTTTGTGTTCATGTCGGAAGGCACTGGTGATGTtggaggagtcccacatcggctaatttagaaaatgatcgtAGGTTTATAATCAACGAATTCTTTTCATTGGAATAaagccttttgggaaagttCAAAGCAAAAGTACGAGAGCCTaggttcaaagtggacaatatcatacaattgtgaagagtcgtgttcatttaacatgatatcagaatCAATTATAATCAGTGAAATGAGGCCtcttggggaagtccaaagcaaaggcACGAGAGCTTTGAAGAGTCTTATTCATCTAATAGGTCTCAGCCCAGTCAGGTTGTATTTTTACTCGAGAATGgaacatttcttacaaaagtgacgaaacatctccctagtagacgtcttttaaaatcgtgaggttgacggcgatatgtcAGAGGATACTGTGCCcccgaggacgttgagccaaataagtttcaaaactatgaagttgacggcgatacataatgggcggtgggcttggactattacccgaataataataataacttttaaataaaaattttaatggacCCTTTTTAAGAAACGGCCCATTGCagtttcattaaattatatataatatatatatatatatatatatatataataaaattccaaatatGTGAATATGGTGCGGAAATAAGGCcgttaaaaaaatggttatttatttatttatttatttttaaatatataaatagttttaagGCCAATTAGGCAATAGAAGGGTTGGATTTATTTTTAGCCCCTACTTTATTTATccaagtaattaaaaaaaatatattttattttatatgataaaaCTTCcacttataataatttttgaagtAGTTGGGTTGTTAGCATCATTTGTTCCTAATATGGGATTTTATTTACTCAATTATAAGTTTGGTAACATATATAAGTATTATAGGCAAAGATGAATCTTGGACTATTTCATGAAAAAGTAATAGTTGGATTTCATTACTTGTTTAGGGAAAAATGGTACTTCAATGCctttaattctttcttttttaacgaTTTGGTGAAAAACTGTGTGTCGGTACGTATTTTGAGTTCAATGTGTGTGAAGGTGGAGATTCGAGTCTTAGACCTCTCGGTTAAGGGTTTGTGTTGCGTATATGGGTGTATTTTGAGTCTGGTGTGTGAGGGTGGAGATTCGAGTCTTAGACCTCTCGGTTAATAAGGGTTTGTGCTGCGTATATGGATGTATTTTGAGTCTGATGTGTGAGGGTGGAGATTCAAGTCTTAGACGTCTCGGTCGAGGGTTTATGCTATGGGGTGGAGATTCGAGTCTTAGACCTCTCGGTTAAGGGTTTATGCTTCAGGGTGGAGATTCGAGTCTTAGACCTCTCGGTCAAGGGTTTATGCTACGGGGTGGAGATTCGAGTCTTAGACCTCTCGGTCAAGGGTTTATCCTATGGGGTGGAGATTCGAGTCTTAGGCTTCTCGGTTAAGGGTTTGTGTTGTATGTGCGAGCATATTTCGAGTCTAATGTGTGAGGGTAGAGATTCGAGTCTTAGACCTCTCAGTCAAGTGGTTTATACTGCGTGTACGGGTGTATTTTGAATCCAATGTGTAAGGGTGGAGATTTGATTCTTAGACCCCTCACTCAATGGTTTTGAGACTAAAATTGAGACACGACCACGACCACGTGGATTTTATactttagtatttttaaactcATATTCACCCTCGACTTATTCAACCGAAtcacaaagaaaacaagaacaaacgGTCGACAACtacaaataaatacaattctGATTACGAAAAGTAGATATACAAGACGANAGGATTACCAAACGAAACCCTAATACGTACCGAACGAGCTCAAGAGAGAAACaaccgctctctctctctctcgggCCGGTTCCAGTTTCAATTCGAGTTCGAGTAATTTTCGGAACTTTAAAACACATAAAGCTCAGCCAATTCCTCTAAATTagaatcaaaacaaatattcGGATCAGAATTCTCCAACATCCACAAGAGATGATCAAACAGAACAACTTCACATCTCACTGAAatacactcatcatcatcatcttcattatTACCCTTAGGAGGCTTTGATTTATCAATAAGAGCATTAAGCAAAGGATGGCTCAAATACTTTGAACTTATTGCATATCTCTTCCTTGTACTCCCAACATAGATAATTACATTACTGCCACTCACCTTTTCAAACCCTTCGTGTTCTTCgcgttcttcgtgttcttcgcgttcttcgtgttcttccaTCGTTCTATCACAAACCCATAGATCTTCCCTTGTGGATTTGGACCTCAAACTGCTGTATGAAGAGGACCTCCCCAATTGCCTTGAAAGGCTCTTGCATTTCCTCAACAGAgaattcattttcatcattgTTCTATCTNaaaaaaaaaaaaaaaaaaaaaaaaaaaaaaaaaaaaaaaaaaaaaaaaaaaaaaagaggagagagaaagggaggagagagagagagggggttTGGTGCAAAGTCTCTGTTTTTTTGgtgatatatatatcaatatcACTGCACTTTTGCCAACCAGATCACCCTTTTGGTTTTAAGTTATAAAAAGAAGGTTAATTATAGTCTTTTTCATTACTTGAAAgatagagaaataaataaataaatgactaTCAGATTGATCCGAGCATAACCCAATTAGTTCAGACATATTTCGTTGTGATTAAGAAGCTAAAATGCATCGAATTTCTCCCTCTGAACTCGTTAAATTGAACtcgaaataataataatggttaaaattatattatattggtTCTCGTACTAACgacttgttttatttttgttttaatatttttaataaatcttgaaATAACATCGTTAATTGTTGATTttcgtattttatttaagaaaattattgttcttgaactaaattagatatatatatttttaagtgtATGGACTAAAACGGAGGAAAACTCGAGGTATAAAGatgataatgatattttaacgacgagatcctacatcaattggagaggggaacctCTCTCGtgcagacgtattttaaaaatcggGAGGTTGAGAGTGACACGTAACGAGTGAAAACGAGCAATGTCTGCTAGTAGTGAGTTTGGACTATTACATTAACCTATACATATTTAGATAAAACGAAACGTGTGGTGTAGAGACTAAAgcgatattttattttcacacattaaatatttagatgaTGACGATCACATTTGCCTTAGTTGCATAGTTTATGTTATAGCTCATTTTTACGTTTATTACATCAAATAATTCGATTAGAAGAAACGTCTCGAAATAACAATAACGACCCACTTATTAATTAATGAGAGATTTTCATCAAAATGATACTTTTAAGAGTAAAAATGGATCAGTGATTGGTTTAAAGGTTAAGATTGTTGAGTAGAAGCTAAACAATACATGTTGccataatttaatgaaatttacacaaatttatgataaataataaaggaaTATGTCGTTTCCAatatagtattagagtcatacCTTTAACtcagtcatgtcaatagaatccttagTGTCGAActaagaagttgtgagcctcgaaattatagtcaaaagtgatttAAGTGTTGAATAAAGGGTGTAGTTTATTCGGCTCCAAAGAACGAGTCgggcctcgattaaggggaggctctatggtgtactttgttcgaggggagaatTGTTGGTATAAGGCTTTTAGgggaaatcaaaagcaaaatacTAACcgtttatactcaaagtggacaatatcatactattgtgaaggttcgtggttcctaacaacGTTAtgaaggaataaaaaatagacTGCAAAGGGAATCGTAACAACACGTCGATTACACACTAGAAGTTGGAAAATAATGGAAGGCAGACAATGCCTCCTGACCTAATCGTGTGGAGAAGCGGTTTAGTATCGAGCAACGCCCTCGAAAAgaatccatttttttattttgattaaaaaaattttaaaacaatatatcTAGTACAATAGAtgtggatatttttttaaccatataTTTTagcaataaaatataaataaataaataaataaataaagtgttTAAAGGTAATACCAAGATTAATTGGGGCATTCATAATGAAGATTccgcttttaaaaaaaagtagggGTTGATGCTTAATGGTGTAATCAAAGCTAAGCTAACGACCTACTGCCATTTAAATGCCACATCAATgacacaaacaaacaaaagtcCTACcggttatttaaaaattacaacaaaataataatatatatatatatatatatatatatatataaaactttcaaaaaaaaaaaaattataattcttaaaacttggattagattttaaaaagtaaaaagtgaaaaattaattaaaatttacctaaaataaaatgagattttgagATTAATTAAAGTGTTCCAATAtattagaataatatttttaacaataattaattaagatatttaaaacatgataaattaattaaaagttaatataaacaaaaattaaaaattttggatttacACGGaccatattttcaataaaactctaagcttttaattttgtatcaaataaattaataattttaaaaaaaaatcgaaaaaaatctattaaaaagtttaaagaaatataaaatatttttaaaaaaatgtaaagacataaaaattaaaaaaaattaaaatttagggattaaatgaaaaaaaaaaaaaaaaaaagttggggGAGATGTCGATTCACCAATAGGGTAGATTTGAGAGCAAAGAGAGGTTGGACCCTTTGGCTCTTGTGGTgctaccaaaaagaaaaacacatgCTAATCATTACGTTTTAagaacttattttatttttgtgccTTCTTCTCTTCCCATCAAGTGGCTTCAATAATATcattcattatatatatttataattcacatatataattttttaattttttttattataaaagaaagCGATATAATAGGTCGACTTAAGCGTTTCACTTTTGGTGGTTCAATGTTTTTGAAAGCTTCTCGATATGGTTAtccaaaaagggaaaaatcattaaaaacagaaaacaagtCCAAAAAGTAAAGTATATGAATAAGTGAAGCTATGGATTCTTGCATCTTAAGGACTAGaattaatagtattttttctttatcaagATACTCGAGATtctattcttttatatttctatatataattCTATATAGACACCAAAATTTGACCATTTGAGGAATTAAGCTAAATGTAGATTGGTCGGTATGGACTTTTCTTTGTTGGCTTTTATGATTATATCAAGCgtttttttcaatgaatttaGACTTCTTTTTGCACTATTTGTTTCGTTAATTGGTTCGAAATATGTCCGAAGGAGTTCATGACCCCTCCATCTCCTCCGACCTACAAAGAGACCCACCCAACCTAAGTACCAAGCTTGAAAGATCACAAACGTTTAAACGATTGAGTTTTCCACAAAAGGATATCTTCATACCTCCTAACCTTTTCGAAAGACGCGTCCAACCCGAcgaccaaatttaaaatacgaCCACGGAAGTCTTAAATCATAAGGTATTTTGACACAGGGATCTGAACCAAAAACTTGATAAAAAGATATCCTAAAAGCCCCATGATTttgaaaagagaataatacaAGAAAATGGCACCGAATTTGAAAAGGATGGAAAGAAGTGTGTAGTGAAAAGAGTAGTAGTAAGAGGGTAAGAATGGACTGAAAATGGGGAATGCATGAGGCGCAGTGCCCCACAGAAATGGCCATTTGACCGAGAAGATTGTCGTGTAGAGTGGAAAAACAAAGGGACTGCACGTGCAGACGATATTTAGAGGATCAAATTTGATGCAGTGTACATAAAGAAAAGATACAATTGAAGGCCACACATGGCCCACCAGCTTTAGCTTAACCACAGACAtccatttcttccattttgctCGCACATAGAGAATTCGGTGCATGAACTCTGCTCATAATTCCCATTCCCTAGCTCTCGTTACTCCCTCGACTTTTTCTCTTATTATCCATTCAaacctctctctttcttcatttgattcgtataatttgaaaatattcttgaacttttgTTTGGTAGATCGagtttcaaaagttttattggGATGTTGTTTGTGATTTGGTTTGAAGGTTTATGATTTGTAGGAGTTACGGGTGCATTTGGCATGTGTTATGATAAGGAACAGTTTGTACCTATTTCATCGGTTTTCACAGGACTACTGTCTAACACTACTACATTTGGTTGTCAAAAATACTTGTAAGATATTAAATCTCACactattttttcctttaagtTATCTCTCGTTCACGGAAGAAAAGGATGCCCTTCTCTTAAGTTTTTTTGGCTTACTTGAATCTAATCTCCAACctcatatttataaatatcttcTATCATAAAAAATCAGCGTCTATATTATAACTTCTCTCGGTTGAAATGGGTCCATGAACCAACCAAGAACATGTCCTAAATTCAACCTATTTAAACTAgataaaaccaaaacaaagttATAATCTAACTAGAGCCAAACCATTCTAGTTAAGTTATACCAGACTGGGCTAAATTATGTGCATAGATGgaaatatatacatacatcTATATCATTAtcccaaaaaataattaaaaagggaATCTCCTAATTACAAGAAAGGGAACATGAAATCTAGCAGTGTATGACGATGTCTCTACTGCCGAAGCAAGCATGGGCAAAATGCAGATTTTAATGAGACTAactcttttataatttctatGCATTTGATGTGTATACATAAAACAGAttactttatattaatattttatcacCTTTCTGCTCCTAACAAACATGCCCCATCATCGAAGTACTAAATTACTCGTGCCTAAATAATGCTAGAAAAGGcaataatgaatttttaaagaaaataataataataataataataattaaagaaattctATTTCCACATGCAGCATTCCTCGACTAACCAACATTTTTCTAAGCTGAAATCAAGACTCTATTAGAATTATGACAAGGAAGAAATTCGTGGTAGCAAAACACAGaattttctattataaataattatgttgttgaagaaaaagaaaaaaggttatGGTAGTTTTGGTCAAGAAAAGATCATTGTCTAGCATATACAATTTACCAGCCTACAAGACATGGACAAGTTACTTGCCTCATATGGCCAATGATACTTATGTTTCACAGACACCCATCtaagaatataataaaaacttGATTTCATGTCCTTTcaacatatattttcaaagtatttaaattagtATTTGGAGTCTTAAAAAGCGAccattttaaatcatatttgtAAAAGTTTAACAGGAAAGTAATTCACGGTGAAAACATTTTAATgcaaatttataacaaaattttaagatatttagtAAATGAAGTATCATGCTAAAATTTCggttgaaaacaaaaatgagataaaagatgaaaatgacgGAGTCAAAATagtcaatttttaaaagtagatCAAATTGGACATTTTGAAAGTATTAAGAACTAAAATGATCATAAGACCAAAATGAACAGAAGCGAAAAAAAGTATAGAGACAAAAGTAGTATTTAAGCCTAGAAACTATCATAATTGTGACAAGTGGGTCGAAAGTACCAAagtttaattattgatttctttcattttcaaaatggtatattcaattttatggACTAACTTTTCTAAAGGTGCACTTTTGACTAAGGCTAAagcaaatttaaaaacttatctAGCAAGAATAAACAGCCAGGTCGTGTCTTGCTTAGAAGCAAAAAAGAGCATTGCTATATACGTCTTCTAAATATCGCTAATACAGTAAGACATTGAAGCCAAGCAAAAATCACTATTTGACAATGACTAGCTATCTAGTTAGGATAATGATCATCTCTCAGGACATTGACATCATCAATAaagagaaagtaaaaaaagaattcattATCAAAGATAATTCTATGAGAATAATGCACATACCTGTTTCTGTCCAGCCAAATTTCCCCCGTTGATTTAGATCTTGAAACCACTGTACAATCTGTTAGGTAAGATAATATTACAATGGCAAGAATTATCGAGTAACAAGAGTCCAGGGAACCTTCAAGATCTATCAGGATGGATGAAGTTCAAAATTGGGATATCTTCAAAGATCATATTAAGGACATGAGTAATTTTGGAAGACAATCACACATCACTCTGCAACTAGTTTAAAGTATAAAGTTCCAGTTCATATAAACTATAAAATGCATAGCGGGTTTGAGTgcctttaaaattatttttgtcgGGTTCAAACCACACTGAATATActtttaatcattcaaaatcaatttgatGTATGGTTTCGCATTCTAAATGCAattaaacatcaaaattaattttgaacaagaaaaaaaacatattttcaagTGATTTTAAACCTGACAAAAATCActataaattcaattcaacatAGTGAACATGTGAGTGACTATGACACCTACTGCCAAAGATGCTAATCAAGTGGCTTCCACTTTTCTTTACAGCTCTCA
Encoded proteins:
- the LOC111797313 gene encoding auxin-responsive protein SAUR71, whose product is MMKMNSLLRKCKSLSRQLGRSSSYSSLRSKSTREDLWVCDRTMEEHEEREEHEEREEHEGFEKVSGSNVIIYVGSTRKRYAISSKYLSHPLLNALIDKSKPPKGNNEDDDDECISVRCEVVLFDHLLWMLENSDPNICFDSNLEELAELYVF